TGGATCCCGGCCAGCTCGGTCTCCGAGGCACGGCTGGAGTCCGTCGACGACAAGGCCATCATCGACAGCCGGCCGCTGGTCAGCACCCCTGTGGTGGTGGCCGCCCGGCCCGAGCTCAAAGAAGCGCTGGCCCAGCAGAACTGGTCGACGTTGCCGGGACTGCAGAGCAATCCTGCCGGGCTCGACGGGCTGAACCTGCCGGGCTGGGGCGGACTGCGCCTGGCGCTGCCGCTCACCGGCGACTCCGATGCCAGTTTCCTGGCCGCCGAAGCGGTGGCCGCGGCCTCCGCACCGGCCGGGGCCCCGCCGTCCGACGGCGCCGGGGCCGCGCAGCGGCTGTTCGGAGGCCAGCCCGAGTTGGCCGACACCGCGGCCGACACCGCGCTGGACACCCTGATCAACGCCGCCGACCCGGCGACCGCCCCGGTCCACGCCGTCGTCACCACCGAGCAGAAACTGGTCCAGCGGGCCGCCGACCTGCCGGACGCCGGTGCGAAGCTCAGCGCGTGGATTCCGCCGGGACCGGCCGCCGTCGCCGATTTCCCCGGGGTGCTGCTCAGCGGCGACTGGTTGTCCAAGGAACAGGTCAGCGCGGCCAGCGAGTTCGACCGCTACCTGCGTAAGCCCGAGCAACTCGCGAAGCTGGCCGAGGCCGGATTCCGGGCCGAGGGCACAACCCCGCCGAGCAGCCCGGTCACCGATTTCCCGCAACTGGCGCAACGGCTGTCGTTCGGCGATGCCGCGTCCCGTGCCGCCCTGGCGACCCGGTTGACGGCGCCTGCCCGGGACGGCGCGGTCACCGTGGTGCTGAATCAGTCGATGCCCGTCGACGAGGGCGGCCGCAGCCGGCTGAGCAATGTGACCACCGCACTGAACGACCGGCTGCAGGTGCTGCCGCCGTCCACGTCGGTGGGGCTGTGGACGTTCGACGGGGTGGCCGGCCGCTCGGTGACCACCACCGGGCCGCTCGGCGACGATGCGCGGTCGGCGGCGCTCAGTTCCAGCCTGCAGGGGCAGACCGCATCCGGTGGCGGGGCGGTGTCGTTCACCACCCTGCGACTGGTCTACGGCGAGGCGGTGACGAACTTCC
This region of Mycolicibacterium diernhoferi genomic DNA includes:
- a CDS encoding VWA domain-containing protein, which gives rise to MGRHSIPDPDDADDRGGNGTEPYRPEPDRESAADHGSTTGDEPAGDSASEFGDFGYQTDDYRSDDDYRADEYGTDDYRADDYRADDYDEPAPAPRGFPAVADEDQPTQAFSVTGRQRAFDNGEWTGSHRAVTTGRRKVSPLVIAALVTVVVVVGAVILWRFFGDALSNRSQASADRCVEGEMTVSVIADPAIADHVTTLAEQYSKDADPVGDRCVKVAVQAADSAAVINGFTETWPGDLGERPAMWIPASSVSEARLESVDDKAIIDSRPLVSTPVVVAARPELKEALAQQNWSTLPGLQSNPAGLDGLNLPGWGGLRLALPLTGDSDASFLAAEAVAAASAPAGAPPSDGAGAAQRLFGGQPELADTAADTALDTLINAADPATAPVHAVVTTEQKLVQRAADLPDAGAKLSAWIPPGPAAVADFPGVLLSGDWLSKEQVSAASEFDRYLRKPEQLAKLAEAGFRAEGTTPPSSPVTDFPQLAQRLSFGDAASRAALATRLTAPARDGAVTVVLNQSMPVDEGGRSRLSNVTTALNDRLQVLPPSTSVGLWTFDGVAGRSVTTTGPLGDDARSAALSSSLQGQTASGGGAVSFTTLRLVYGEAVTNFREGVPNSVLVITSGPHTDRSLDGPGLVSYIQGAVDEQRPVAVNVINLGDDPDRATWEAVAQASGGEYRSVPNSADPALADAVAELLG